In one Motacilla alba alba isolate MOTALB_02 chromosome 7, Motacilla_alba_V1.0_pri, whole genome shotgun sequence genomic region, the following are encoded:
- the CFLAR gene encoding CASP8 and FADD-like apoptosis regulator codes for MTRCQVPAFLIHQIQEELDKEEEETMVFLCRDLAPDLANADLKEILVALNEREKLTTLGLSELLYRVKRFDLLRRILNTEKATVEAHLARSLRLIPDYRVLMVEINENLEKDEVGSLGFLLRDYAPRMKMAKDKSFLALIIDLEKLNLVAPNQLDLIENCFRSIHRIDLIRKIQMYKHEASVSSIHCQPVYVNAHQASLPNFNLIDPPYHSGIQNESMENLQNGSSLTLAAAEPLHMSIEESGSVPHKMSDDTYRMQSQPLGICLIIDCIGNDTDVLEETFRGLGYDVHCHRYLNMNSMNQTVLEVARWQKHKNYDSFVCILVSRGNSESIFCTDHAFSGFPLEQIKKYFTADSCPGLLGKPKLFFIQSYVVPENEQECTSLLEVDGNAENIRAKVSIPHTADIFWSHCKVDVSTLEQSPTSPSYYLRGLAEILRNPYKRKLCVLGIHMELNKKVYDWNMTADPSQQYSLLLQHTLRKKLFFPLNCC; via the exons ATGACCAGGTGCCAAGTGCCAGCTTTCCTTATTCATCAGATTCAAGAGGAATTGGataaagaagaggaagagacGATGGTTTTCCTGTGCCGAGACCTTGCTCCTGACTTGGCCAATGCTGATCTTAAAGAGATCCTGGTGGCTTtgaatgagagagagaaactGACTACTCTTGGCTTGTCTGAGCTGTTGTACAGAGTCAAGAGGTTTGACTTGCTGAGGAGGATCCTGAACACTGAGAAAGCAACAGTGGAAGCTCACCTTGCCAGGAGTCTCAGACTTATCCCTGATTACAG GGTACTAATGGTAGAGATAaatgaaaatctggaaaaaGATGAAGTGGGTTCTCTTGGTTTTCTACTCAGAGATTATGCACCTCGTATGAAAATGGCAAAAGATAAg AGTTTTCTAGCTCTTATAATTGACCTGGAGAAGCTAAATTTGGTGGCTCCTAATCAGCTGGATTTGATAGAAAACTGTTTTCGAAGTATTCACAGAATAGACTTGATTAGGAAGATTCAAATGTACAAACACGAAG CTTCAGTGTCCTCCATTCATTGTCAGCCAGTTTATGTGAATGCTCATCAGGCCTCTCTCCCTAATTTCAATCTGATTGATCCTCCTTATCATTCAGGG aTTCAGAATGAGAGCATGGAAAACTTACAAAATGGATCAAGTCTTACTCTGG CTGCAGCTGAACCACTTCACATGTCCATTGAGGAGTCAGGATCAGTGCCACATAAG ATGTCTGATGATACCTACAGAATGCAAAGTCAACCTTTAGGAATATGCCTGATAATAGATTGTATTGGCAATGACACTG AtgtgttggaagagaccttcagaGGCTTAGGCTATGACGTTCATTGTCacagatatttaaatatgaaCTCCATGAATCAAACAGTGCTTGAAGTTGCAAGGTGGCAGAAGCACAAAAATTATGACAGCTTCGTTTGCATATTGGTCAGCCGTGGAAACTCTGAGAGCATCTTTTGTACAGACCATGCCTTTTCTGGATTCCCTTTGgaacaaataaagaaatacttCACAGCAGACTCATGTCCTGGACTCCTAGGAAAACCGaagcttttttttattcagagcTATGTTGTGCCAGAAAATGAGCAAGAATGTACCAGTCTGTTGGAAGTAGATGGGAATGCTGAGAATATCAGAGCTAAAGTCTCTATTCCCCATACAGCAGACATCTTTTGGAGTCATTGCAAGGTGGATGTGTCTACACTAGAACAATCCCCAACTTCACCTTCATATTATCTGCGTGGTCTGGCTGAGATACTCCGTAATCCTTATAAAAG